The proteins below are encoded in one region of Paraburkholderia aromaticivorans:
- a CDS encoding ABC transporter permease → MKNSVPSPAFGTAQAQAQPQLAAPASRGKRARSELARLRELALLPALALLIVIGAFVSPSFLTKANLISVLGASAALALVVLAESLIVLTGKFDLSLESTVGIAPAVGAMLVMPAASAGFGMQWPAAAGLLAIVVVGAVIGFINGFLVVRLRLNAFIVTLAMLIVLRGMLVGATKGGTLFDMPTSFFALATTIVLGLPLSVWLAAVAFAVAAFMLRYHRLGRALYAIGGNPEAARAAGIRVERITWGVFVLGSILASVGGLIVTGYVGAINANQGNGMIFTVFAAAVIGGISLDGGKGTMFGALTGVLLLGVVQNLLTLAQVPSFWIQAIYGAIILGSLMVARLASGEGQN, encoded by the coding sequence ATGAAGAATAGTGTGCCCAGCCCTGCATTCGGCACCGCGCAAGCTCAGGCTCAGCCGCAGTTGGCCGCGCCGGCGTCACGCGGCAAACGTGCGCGCTCCGAACTCGCGCGCCTGCGCGAACTGGCGTTGCTGCCCGCGCTGGCTCTGCTGATTGTGATCGGCGCGTTTGTCAGCCCGAGCTTTCTGACCAAGGCTAACCTCATCAGCGTGCTGGGTGCGTCGGCGGCGTTGGCGCTCGTCGTGCTCGCCGAATCGCTGATCGTGCTGACCGGCAAGTTCGACCTGTCGCTCGAATCGACGGTCGGTATCGCGCCCGCCGTGGGCGCGATGCTGGTGATGCCGGCGGCGTCCGCGGGCTTCGGCATGCAATGGCCGGCGGCAGCCGGCTTGCTCGCCATCGTGGTGGTGGGCGCGGTGATCGGCTTCATCAACGGCTTTCTCGTGGTGCGTTTGCGGCTCAATGCGTTCATCGTCACGCTGGCCATGCTGATCGTGTTGCGCGGCATGCTGGTCGGCGCAACCAAGGGCGGCACGCTGTTCGATATGCCGACGTCGTTCTTCGCGCTCGCGACCACCATCGTGCTCGGCTTGCCTTTGTCCGTGTGGCTCGCGGCGGTGGCGTTCGCAGTCGCGGCCTTCATGCTGCGCTATCACCGGCTGGGCCGCGCGTTGTACGCCATCGGCGGTAATCCGGAAGCGGCGCGCGCGGCGGGGATTCGCGTGGAGCGCATCACGTGGGGCGTATTCGTGCTCGGCAGCATCCTTGCCTCGGTGGGCGGTTTGATCGTGACGGGCTATGTCGGCGCGATCAATGCGAACCAGGGCAACGGCATGATTTTCACGGTGTTCGCGGCGGCGGTGATTGGCGGCATTTCCCTCGACGGCGGCAAGGGCACCATGTTCGGCGCGCTCACCGGCGTGCTGCTGCTCGGCGTCGTACAGAACCTGCTGACGCTTGCCCAGGTGCCGTCGTTCTGGATTCAGGCGATCTACGGCGCGATCATTCTGGGCTCGCTGATGGTGGCGCGCCTCGCCAGCGGCGAAGGCCAGAACTGA
- a CDS encoding peptide chain release factor 3 — MSVSELKRRRTFAVISHPDAGKTTLTEKLLLFSGAIQIAGTVKGRKSNRYATSDWMEIEKQRGISVASSVMQFEYGNAVINLLDTPGHEDFSEDTYRVLTAVDAAVMVIDGANGVEAQTLKLLEVCRSRKTPIVTFINKLDREVREPLELLDEIEQHLGVAAVPFTWPIGMGKEFQGVYDIQRDQVRLFRAGQDKAGGEVETLQALGDEEGERRFGHSWVKAKEEIDLITGASPDFDREQFLAGQQSPVLFGSAINNFGVKEILDALVDLAPPPSMRMTVQRPVMPDEPKFTGVVFKVQANMDLAHRDRVAFIRVCSGHFERGMAVKVTRTNKTFRANNVVTFLSQRRETVSEAYPGDIIGIPNHGTLSLGDTLTEGEQLQFVGLPFFAPEIFQTVEVVDPMRAKQLGEALKQLGEEGAIQVFRPEVGGLIILGAVGQLQFEVVSHRLSTEYKVDVRMAPARYRMSRWVTCDDAAELRRFTDSYAARIALDASDAPTYLASHVSEIEVAQKAWPKIVFNELREHSGVPFKKAM, encoded by the coding sequence ATGTCAGTCTCCGAACTCAAACGCCGCCGCACGTTCGCGGTCATTTCCCACCCGGACGCGGGCAAGACCACGCTCACGGAAAAGCTGCTGCTGTTCTCGGGCGCGATCCAGATCGCCGGTACCGTGAAGGGCCGCAAGAGCAACCGCTACGCGACGTCCGACTGGATGGAGATCGAAAAGCAGCGGGGCATTTCGGTGGCCAGCTCGGTGATGCAGTTCGAGTACGGCAACGCCGTCATCAATCTGCTCGACACGCCGGGCCACGAAGACTTCTCTGAAGATACGTACCGCGTGCTGACCGCGGTCGATGCCGCCGTCATGGTGATCGACGGCGCGAACGGTGTGGAAGCGCAAACGCTCAAACTGCTCGAAGTCTGCCGCAGCCGCAAGACGCCGATCGTCACCTTCATCAACAAGCTCGACCGCGAAGTGCGCGAGCCGCTCGAACTGCTCGACGAAATCGAGCAGCATCTGGGCGTGGCCGCCGTGCCGTTCACGTGGCCGATTGGCATGGGCAAGGAATTCCAGGGCGTCTACGACATCCAGCGTGATCAGGTGCGCCTGTTCCGTGCCGGACAAGACAAAGCGGGAGGCGAAGTCGAAACGCTGCAGGCGCTCGGCGACGAAGAGGGCGAACGCCGCTTCGGCCATAGCTGGGTCAAGGCGAAAGAAGAGATCGACCTCATCACCGGCGCGTCGCCCGATTTCGATCGTGAGCAGTTCCTCGCCGGCCAGCAGTCGCCGGTGCTATTCGGCTCGGCGATCAACAACTTCGGCGTGAAGGAAATTCTCGATGCACTGGTCGATCTGGCGCCGCCGCCGTCCATGCGCATGACCGTGCAGCGTCCGGTCATGCCGGACGAGCCGAAGTTCACCGGCGTCGTGTTCAAGGTGCAGGCGAACATGGACCTGGCGCACCGCGACCGCGTGGCGTTTATCCGCGTGTGTTCGGGGCATTTCGAGCGCGGCATGGCGGTGAAGGTGACGCGCACGAACAAGACGTTCCGCGCCAACAACGTGGTGACGTTCCTGTCGCAGCGTCGTGAGACGGTGAGCGAGGCGTATCCGGGCGATATCATCGGTATTCCGAATCATGGCACGTTGAGTCTCGGCGATACGCTGACCGAAGGCGAGCAATTGCAATTCGTCGGCCTACCGTTTTTCGCGCCGGAAATTTTCCAGACGGTCGAAGTGGTCGATCCGATGCGCGCCAAGCAGCTCGGCGAGGCGCTCAAGCAACTCGGCGAGGAAGGCGCGATTCAGGTGTTCCGTCCCGAAGTGGGCGGCCTGATCATTCTCGGCGCGGTCGGGCAACTGCAGTTCGAAGTGGTGTCGCACCGCTTGTCGACGGAATACAAGGTCGACGTGCGCATGGCGCCGGCGCGTTACCGCATGTCGCGCTGGGTGACTTGCGACGATGCGGCCGAACTGCGCCGTTTCACCGATTCGTACGCGGCGCGGATCGCGCTCGACGCGTCCGACGCGCCGACGTATCTGGCCTCGCACGTGTCGGAGATCGAAGTCGCGCAGAAGGCGTGGCCGAAGATCGTGTTCAACGAGTTGCGCGAGCACTCGGGCGTGCCGTTCAAGAAGGCGATGTAG
- a CDS encoding sugar ABC transporter ATP-binding protein: MSELTPSVPVVEALAVTKRFGSTAALQDVSIRVMPGESHALVGRNGAGKSTLVSILTGLRKPDTGEVRFSGAAAPSIADRDAWRERVACVYQHSTIIRDLSVAENLFINRQPLRGGVIDWQAMRRDARALLDHWKIDVREDARAGDLSVEARQLVEIARALSYGARFIILDEPTAQLDGDEIKRLFRRISELQREGVTFLFISHHLQEVYEICQAVTVLRDARHIVSAPVSALPREQLIEAMTGERGGLAVADAAARAKLPADTAIALEVEELAGADYEAVSFTVKRGEVVGLTGATSSGRTSVAEAIAGLRAAKRGTISVDGAILPPGDVPAALAHGIGCVPKDRHHEGLVLTQSVAENASMTIARVLGKFGIAPPAKKNAFGQKMIDALGIVAQGPEHVVSGLSGGNQQKVVMARALATNPNVLVLIDPTAGVDVKSKEALLSVVDRVREEGKAVLVVSGELDDLRTCDRVLVMFRGRVAAEFPAGWQDHDLIASVEGVSLHEE; encoded by the coding sequence ATGAGCGAGCTCACGCCCTCCGTGCCCGTCGTCGAAGCGCTTGCAGTGACCAAGCGCTTCGGCTCGACGGCCGCGCTGCAAGACGTGAGCATCCGCGTGATGCCCGGCGAGTCGCACGCGCTTGTCGGGCGCAACGGCGCGGGTAAATCGACGCTGGTGTCGATCCTCACCGGCCTGCGCAAGCCCGACACCGGCGAGGTGCGTTTCAGCGGCGCGGCCGCGCCGTCGATCGCGGATCGCGACGCCTGGCGCGAGCGCGTGGCGTGCGTCTATCAACATTCGACGATCATCCGCGATCTGAGCGTGGCGGAGAATCTGTTCATCAATCGGCAGCCGTTGCGCGGCGGCGTGATCGATTGGCAAGCCATGCGGCGCGACGCGCGCGCGTTGCTCGATCACTGGAAGATCGACGTGCGTGAAGATGCCCGCGCCGGCGACCTGTCGGTGGAAGCGCGGCAACTGGTGGAGATTGCGCGCGCGCTGTCGTACGGCGCGCGCTTCATCATTCTCGACGAACCGACCGCGCAACTCGATGGCGACGAGATCAAGCGTTTGTTCCGGCGCATCAGCGAGTTGCAGCGCGAGGGCGTGACGTTCCTCTTCATCTCGCATCATCTTCAGGAAGTGTACGAAATCTGCCAGGCCGTGACGGTGCTGCGCGACGCGCGGCATATTGTCAGCGCGCCGGTTTCCGCGTTGCCGCGCGAGCAGCTGATCGAAGCGATGACCGGCGAACGCGGCGGTCTCGCCGTCGCCGATGCGGCGGCGCGCGCCAAGTTGCCCGCCGATACGGCGATCGCGCTGGAAGTCGAAGAACTGGCCGGCGCCGATTACGAAGCCGTGTCGTTCACCGTCAAGCGTGGCGAAGTTGTCGGCTTGACCGGCGCGACGAGCAGCGGCCGTACGAGCGTGGCCGAAGCGATTGCCGGCCTGCGCGCGGCCAAACGCGGCACGATCAGCGTCGATGGCGCAATCTTGCCGCCTGGCGATGTGCCCGCGGCGCTCGCGCACGGCATCGGCTGCGTGCCGAAGGATCGGCATCACGAAGGGCTCGTGCTCACGCAATCGGTCGCGGAAAACGCATCGATGACGATCGCGCGGGTGCTTGGCAAATTCGGCATCGCGCCGCCCGCGAAGAAGAACGCCTTCGGCCAGAAGATGATCGACGCGCTCGGCATCGTCGCGCAAGGTCCGGAGCATGTCGTGTCGGGTCTGTCCGGCGGCAATCAGCAAAAGGTGGTGATGGCGCGTGCGCTCGCCACCAATCCTAATGTGCTCGTGCTGATCGATCCCACCGCGGGCGTCGATGTGAAATCGAAGGAAGCGTTGCTCTCCGTCGTGGATCGCGTGCGCGAAGAGGGCAAGGCCGTGCTGGTCGTGTCCGGCGAACTCGACGATCTGCGCACCTGTGACCGCGTGCTGGTCATGTTCCGTGGCCGTGTCGCGGCCGAATTTCCCGCGGGTTGGCAGGACCACGACCTGATCGCATCCGTTGAAGGAGTCAGTCTTCATGAAGAATAG
- a CDS encoding GNAT family N-acetyltransferase: MTVRNLDALFRPKSVAVIGASERPGSTGAMVWTRVLDGGFDGPLWPVNPKYETLGGHAVIHDPGDLPEAPTVALICTPPATWPGIIHKLGGLGTRAAIIVGEVRCDDDRLALRHALSAARPNLLRIVGPGSLGVVSPALRAHLGAPSCTVKAGGVAWVSQSNALTNAVLGWAHARGLGFSHAVALGGEADVDAGDVLDYLASDPGTRAILLELDSVRAARKFMSAARAAARNKPVLALRSGRADPADGLYTAAFRRAGMVRVDALDDLLDEIETLGVGRVAAGATATLITSDRGLATLACDAFAAAGDTLAPWPDEASDALKQTLPYAVGGNPLLLGDDARPEHFGTALKLLADHRSTGTAFVVHASTHGAPVGEVAQALIANQRFAYRGLLACFFGGVDAVTRDALHAQGIPVHTTPQRLARAFARLVDYRMGRELLMQTPEGLPAQIPECIDAAQAQARTALAAGEHQLTGEAAARFLDRFGLRVEAQDGRATGADMARDATQDVAQGSARGAVEGAGPTIAQRAVQASAESPTAPDCAEASTNSSTQPVVDLAVELHDDDNFGPVFSFTAPSADGVSEPLRIYGLPPLNPMLARDIVTRSPYARLVAPEPALAALTSLSQAVCDVKELVGLTLKLRVYRDHVMIVEPTLKIAPMRSRLAIVPYPRRFEETVDWQGVRVTVRPIRPEDEAAHHDFVEAMTPEDLRLRFFGAVGSFDHSQLARMTQIDYDREMALIATVQSEEGFTRTLGVVRAVADPDNETAEFAVAVRSDQKGRRLGQLLIDRIIKYARVRGIHWLVGEALRENTPMIGLAKASGFTITRTEDPGVVGFRMALDEATEAGA; this comes from the coding sequence GTGACCGTTCGCAATCTCGACGCCTTGTTTCGACCCAAATCCGTCGCCGTGATCGGCGCTTCCGAGCGGCCCGGCAGCACCGGCGCGATGGTGTGGACGCGCGTGCTGGATGGGGGCTTCGACGGCCCGCTCTGGCCGGTCAATCCGAAGTACGAAACGCTCGGCGGCCACGCCGTGATCCACGACCCGGGCGATTTGCCGGAGGCGCCCACGGTCGCGTTGATCTGCACGCCACCGGCGACGTGGCCCGGCATCATCCATAAGCTTGGCGGATTGGGCACGCGCGCGGCGATCATCGTCGGCGAGGTGCGTTGCGACGACGACCGGCTCGCGCTGCGGCACGCGCTCTCGGCGGCGCGGCCGAATCTGCTGCGGATCGTCGGGCCGGGCAGTCTCGGCGTGGTGTCGCCGGCGCTGCGCGCGCATCTGGGCGCACCGTCTTGCACGGTGAAGGCGGGCGGCGTCGCGTGGGTGTCGCAGTCGAACGCACTGACCAATGCCGTGCTCGGCTGGGCGCACGCGCGCGGCCTCGGCTTCTCGCACGCGGTGGCGCTCGGCGGCGAAGCGGACGTGGACGCGGGCGACGTGCTCGACTATCTGGCCAGCGACCCCGGCACGCGCGCCATCCTGCTCGAACTGGATAGCGTGCGGGCGGCGCGCAAGTTCATGTCGGCAGCCCGCGCGGCGGCGCGCAACAAGCCGGTGCTGGCGCTGCGCTCCGGCCGCGCCGATCCCGCCGACGGGCTCTACACCGCCGCGTTCCGCCGCGCCGGCATGGTGCGCGTCGATGCGCTCGACGACCTGCTCGACGAGATCGAGACGCTCGGCGTGGGCCGCGTGGCGGCAGGCGCCACGGCCACGCTGATTACGAGCGACCGCGGCCTGGCCACTTTGGCTTGTGACGCCTTCGCCGCAGCCGGCGATACGCTCGCGCCGTGGCCGGACGAGGCGTCGGATGCGTTGAAGCAGACCTTGCCGTACGCGGTCGGCGGCAACCCGCTGCTACTCGGCGATGACGCGCGTCCCGAGCACTTCGGCACCGCCCTCAAACTGCTCGCGGATCATCGCAGCACCGGCACGGCCTTCGTGGTCCATGCTTCGACGCACGGCGCGCCGGTCGGCGAAGTGGCGCAGGCCCTGATCGCGAATCAGCGCTTCGCTTATCGCGGCTTGCTTGCGTGCTTCTTCGGCGGCGTGGATGCCGTCACGCGCGACGCGCTGCACGCGCAGGGCATCCCCGTTCATACGACGCCGCAGCGCCTCGCGCGCGCCTTCGCGCGGCTGGTCGATTACCGGATGGGGCGTGAACTGCTGATGCAGACGCCGGAAGGTTTGCCAGCGCAAATTCCCGAATGCATCGACGCGGCCCAGGCTCAGGCGCGCACGGCGCTTGCAGCAGGTGAGCACCAACTAACCGGCGAGGCGGCGGCGCGGTTTCTAGACCGGTTCGGGTTGCGGGTGGAAGCGCAGGACGGACGCGCAACAGGCGCCGATATGGCGAGAGACGCTACGCAGGACGTCGCGCAGGGATCGGCGCGGGGCGCTGTGGAGGGTGCAGGACCAACGATCGCGCAACGCGCCGTGCAGGCCTCAGCGGAGTCGCCGACCGCGCCGGACTGCGCCGAAGCAAGCACCAACTCTTCCACCCAACCCGTCGTTGACCTCGCCGTCGAACTCCACGACGACGACAACTTCGGACCCGTCTTCAGCTTCACGGCGCCATCGGCCGACGGCGTGTCCGAACCGTTGCGCATCTACGGCTTGCCGCCGCTCAATCCGATGCTCGCGCGCGACATCGTCACGCGTTCGCCCTACGCGCGGCTGGTTGCGCCGGAACCGGCCTTGGCCGCGCTGACGTCACTCTCGCAAGCCGTGTGCGACGTCAAGGAGCTCGTCGGGCTCACGCTGAAGCTCAGGGTGTACCGCGATCACGTGATGATCGTCGAGCCCACGCTGAAAATTGCGCCGATGCGCAGCCGCCTCGCGATCGTGCCGTATCCGCGCCGTTTCGAAGAGACGGTGGACTGGCAAGGTGTGCGAGTGACGGTGCGGCCGATCCGTCCGGAAGACGAAGCTGCGCATCACGACTTCGTCGAAGCAATGACACCCGAGGATTTGCGCCTGCGGTTTTTCGGCGCGGTGGGCAGCTTCGACCACTCGCAGCTCGCGCGCATGACGCAGATCGACTACGACCGCGAAATGGCGCTGATCGCCACCGTGCAGAGCGAAGAAGGTTTCACGCGGACGCTGGGCGTGGTGCGCGCGGTCGCCGATCCCGACAACGAAACCGCCGAATTCGCGGTGGCGGTGCGCTCGGATCAGAAAGGCCGGCGCCTTGGCCAATTGCTGATCGATCGGATCATCAAATACGCGCGGGTGCGGGGCATCCATTGGCTAGTCGGCGAGGCGCTGCGCGAGAATACCCCGATGATCGGGCTCGCCAAAGCCAGCGGTTTTACGATCACGCGGACGGAGGATCCGGGTGTGGTCGGATTCAGAATGGCGCTGGATGAAGCGACGGAGGCAGGCGCCTAG
- a CDS encoding fimbrial protein — protein sequence MSRLLTRTFTTARLLFFLAFALGWAVDARADCPTAGMPITFAYGPVAVSNSLASGETIPGTIKSFTLSGQCTNPSTFNIPVVVCATGQTLVPSMTGVFTTGLAGVGMRMRNSQGTALNPSGTCSADSSLGNTSSTGSFNVSGTVELVKTGTVTGGTIASAQYISGVLNTNVQLNNGSNRLTVTGGPIRGVSCSVTANTANQTIYLGSVSASAFPTAGSTAATTPFSIGMSCQSGVSVAVTFSSVSGTSGVPTAVASNGTATGVGVQLLNAARTAIVLDSPFPLTSGTTGNMSFQFFARYYRLGAAPVTPGTVNASAIFTMTYQ from the coding sequence ATGTCCCGTCTTCTAACGAGAACGTTCACCACTGCGCGCCTGCTTTTCTTTCTTGCTTTCGCGCTTGGCTGGGCGGTCGACGCCCGCGCAGATTGCCCTACCGCAGGGATGCCTATCACGTTCGCCTATGGCCCTGTAGCCGTGTCCAACTCGCTCGCCTCAGGCGAGACGATCCCGGGCACGATCAAAAGTTTTACCCTTTCGGGGCAATGCACCAATCCATCCACTTTCAACATACCCGTCGTAGTCTGCGCGACTGGGCAAACGCTCGTTCCCAGCATGACGGGTGTTTTCACGACAGGTTTGGCGGGCGTCGGCATGCGGATGCGCAACAGCCAAGGCACAGCTCTTAACCCCTCGGGAACTTGCAGTGCGGATTCGTCGCTGGGAAACACTAGCTCCACTGGGAGCTTCAATGTTTCCGGCACCGTCGAACTGGTGAAAACCGGCACGGTTACCGGTGGCACCATCGCCTCGGCTCAATATATCAGCGGCGTATTGAATACCAACGTTCAACTCAATAATGGCTCAAACAGATTGACCGTTACGGGCGGACCAATTCGCGGAGTTAGTTGTTCGGTCACGGCCAACACGGCGAACCAGACTATTTATCTCGGCTCGGTTAGCGCTTCCGCCTTCCCTACCGCCGGTTCGACGGCCGCTACCACGCCCTTTTCTATTGGCATGAGTTGCCAATCCGGCGTCTCGGTCGCGGTGACTTTCTCCTCGGTATCCGGCACGTCGGGCGTCCCGACTGCCGTGGCGTCGAACGGCACGGCAACCGGCGTGGGCGTGCAATTGCTCAATGCTGCACGTACAGCGATTGTGCTGGATAGTCCCTTTCCTCTGACTTCCGGCACGACCGGGAACATGTCATTTCAATTTTTTGCCCGGTACTACCGGTTAGGAGCCGCGCCCGTGACGCCCGGAACCGTGAATGCCTCGGCGATATTCACCATGACATACCAGTAA
- a CDS encoding sugar ABC transporter substrate-binding protein has product MSFAKGPLTARRLFRTPLSVTAAAACLAGLAVTGAAQAADSGKIGLGLPLLTSPFWQSYNNYLPKYAKESGLDILAPVNSNGDPVQQITDMNNLLNLGAKGIVVGPLDSAAISRALDAAAAKNVPVVAVDVAPTQGKVAMVVRADNHAYGEKACKYIGDHVKSGKVVQIMGDLASVNGRDRSEAFRSCLKGYPGLSLLEIPASWKGDVAATALDSLLTANPDVKAIYMQAGGVYLSPTLQTLRRKQMLFPAGDAKHVVIVSNDGIPQEFDAIRRGDIDATVSQPADSYAKYGLFYIKAALAGQTFKPGPTDHGSNIIQLAPGILEDQLPAPLVTKSNVDDKALWGNTVK; this is encoded by the coding sequence ATGTCGTTCGCGAAAGGGCCGCTCACGGCCCGCCGTTTGTTCCGCACTCCGCTCTCCGTCACAGCAGCCGCTGCGTGCCTCGCCGGCCTCGCCGTGACGGGCGCCGCGCAAGCCGCCGACTCTGGCAAGATCGGCCTCGGTCTGCCGCTGCTGACGTCGCCGTTCTGGCAGTCGTACAACAACTATCTGCCCAAGTATGCGAAAGAGAGCGGCCTCGACATCCTCGCGCCGGTCAATTCGAATGGCGATCCCGTCCAGCAGATCACGGACATGAACAACCTGCTGAACCTCGGGGCGAAGGGCATCGTGGTCGGCCCGCTGGATTCGGCGGCGATCAGCCGCGCGCTCGACGCCGCCGCGGCGAAGAATGTGCCGGTCGTCGCCGTGGACGTCGCGCCGACGCAAGGCAAGGTCGCGATGGTGGTGCGCGCCGACAATCACGCGTACGGCGAGAAGGCCTGCAAGTACATCGGCGATCACGTGAAGTCGGGCAAGGTCGTGCAGATCATGGGCGACCTGGCATCGGTCAACGGACGCGACCGGTCTGAAGCATTCCGCTCGTGCCTGAAGGGCTATCCGGGTTTGTCGCTGCTGGAAATTCCGGCGAGCTGGAAGGGTGACGTCGCGGCCACTGCGCTCGACAGTCTGCTGACCGCGAATCCCGACGTGAAGGCGATCTACATGCAGGCAGGCGGCGTCTATCTGTCGCCGACGCTGCAAACCTTGCGTCGCAAGCAGATGCTGTTTCCCGCCGGCGATGCGAAGCATGTCGTGATCGTCAGCAACGACGGCATTCCTCAGGAGTTCGACGCGATCCGCCGCGGCGATATCGACGCGACCGTGTCGCAGCCCGCCGACTCATACGCGAAATACGGGCTGTTCTATATCAAGGCGGCGTTGGCAGGTCAGACCTTCAAGCCGGGCCCGACCGATCATGGCAGCAACATCATCCAGTTGGCGCCAGGCATTCTGGAAGACCAATTGCCCGCACCGCTCGTGACGAAATCGAACGTCGACGACAAAGCCTTGTGGGGCAATACGGTCAAATGA
- a CDS encoding IclR family transcriptional regulator, which translates to MDADDKDDADRYRAPALDKGLDILELLAEQKEGLTRAEITKLLGRNASEMYRMLERLVARQYVVRSAAGDRYSLSLKLYALAHRHPPMNRLISEALPLMQRFADAAEQSCHLVVYDRGNLLVIAQVDGPGTWGMSVRLGSRVGLIDTGSGRVMLAFQSIEQREQMLAEHTKVKGEVTIDRDALEQACERIRAAGFSQKDSQQTFGVTDLTFPIQGPSGQAIAVLTCPYLRRIDEYVAPTLEAATALLRETVQALSMFHENAA; encoded by the coding sequence ATGGACGCAGACGACAAAGACGACGCCGACCGCTACCGCGCTCCGGCGCTCGACAAAGGCCTCGACATCCTCGAACTGCTCGCCGAGCAGAAGGAAGGGCTGACGCGCGCCGAAATCACCAAGCTGCTCGGACGCAATGCGAGCGAGATGTATCGCATGCTCGAACGGCTGGTCGCACGTCAGTACGTGGTGCGCTCGGCGGCGGGAGACCGCTACTCGCTCAGCCTCAAGCTGTATGCGCTCGCGCACCGTCATCCGCCGATGAACCGTCTGATCTCCGAAGCGCTGCCGCTCATGCAGCGCTTTGCCGATGCTGCCGAACAATCGTGTCACCTCGTGGTGTACGACCGCGGCAACCTGCTGGTAATTGCGCAGGTGGATGGTCCGGGCACGTGGGGCATGTCGGTGCGGCTCGGTTCGCGCGTCGGCCTGATCGACACGGGTTCGGGGCGCGTGATGCTCGCGTTTCAAAGCATCGAGCAGCGCGAACAGATGCTGGCTGAACACACCAAGGTGAAGGGCGAGGTCACGATCGATCGCGACGCGCTCGAACAGGCCTGCGAGCGGATTCGCGCAGCGGGTTTCTCGCAGAAGGACAGCCAGCAGACGTTCGGTGTGACCGACCTCACGTTTCCGATCCAGGGTCCGTCGGGCCAGGCGATCGCGGTGCTCACCTGCCCGTATTTGCGGCGTATCGACGAATACGTCGCGCCGACGCTCGAAGCCGCCACCGCGCTATTGCGCGAGACGGTTCAGGCGCTGTCGATGTTTCACGAGAACGCTGCCTAG
- a CDS encoding LysR family transcriptional regulator, which translates to MRRLPSLIALRFFEETARHMSFNRAAIALCVTQGAVSRQIKLLEESLGAKLFERDHKGIRLTQAGLQLLPCLSEAFDTIERGFRQITAAKGRRRLVLALPPTFATQWFSPRLGSLAVELPDVELSVRTEAHGDVHCQIRFGRQALPDAHSELLMMERHVLVGAPRLLGQPLNALLERMPALHVLHNDARLELWPNWLAKAGMPARYADNGIEFSTLEQAIRAASKGAGLAIVDRNMIVEELADGTLAQFSDVEVSGPFGYWLDIPQRHVGLEHVQALAGWMREEVLKLG; encoded by the coding sequence ATGCGGCGCTTGCCATCGCTGATCGCGTTGCGCTTCTTCGAAGAGACGGCCCGGCACATGAGTTTCAACCGCGCAGCCATTGCGCTGTGCGTGACCCAAGGCGCCGTGAGCCGGCAAATCAAGCTGCTCGAAGAATCGCTCGGCGCGAAACTGTTTGAGCGCGACCACAAGGGCATCCGACTGACGCAGGCGGGGTTGCAATTGCTGCCCTGCCTGTCCGAAGCCTTCGACACGATCGAGCGCGGCTTTCGTCAAATCACGGCCGCCAAAGGGCGGCGGCGCCTCGTGCTCGCCTTACCGCCCACTTTCGCCACGCAATGGTTTTCGCCGCGGCTGGGTTCGCTCGCGGTGGAATTGCCCGACGTCGAACTGTCCGTCCGTACTGAGGCGCACGGCGACGTTCACTGTCAGATTCGCTTCGGCCGCCAGGCGCTACCGGACGCGCACTCCGAACTGCTGATGATGGAGCGCCATGTGCTCGTGGGCGCGCCGCGCCTGCTCGGCCAACCGCTCAACGCGCTGCTTGAACGCATGCCGGCGTTGCATGTGCTGCACAACGACGCCCGGCTCGAATTGTGGCCGAACTGGCTGGCCAAGGCGGGCATGCCCGCGCGTTATGCGGATAACGGCATCGAGTTCTCGACGCTGGAACAGGCGATTCGTGCGGCGAGTAAAGGCGCGGGGCTGGCGATCGTCGACCGGAACATGATTGTCGAGGAGCTGGCGGATGGCACTCTCGCGCAGTTTTCCGACGTCGAAGTGAGCGGGCCGTTCGGTTACTGGCTCGATATTCCACAGCGGCACGTGGGGTTGGAACATGTGCAGGCGCTGGCCGGGTGGATGCGGGAAGAGGTGTTGAAGCTGGGGTGA